The genomic stretch CACTCTCCtacctcttctcctccaaagTTTGGACCTTCAAACATCGGAATCCCAATCCGTCCGAATCGCAACCCTCGAGACCCTTGCCGTCATCATCCGCGATAACGGTGTCGGGGTCATTGAAGAATGCGGTCATATCCAAAGCCTGGTAACCCGTCTCCTCAAAACAGCAGAACATAAACCCGCGGGCGATAAGGCGGCCGCAGTGAACAGTCCCCGACTGCGTGCCGATGCCCTAAgatgtcttttcttgctcgCGCAGACACCAGTCTCTGATGCCCCCGCCGTTGCTAAAGCAGGGAAACTATCCCCACTTCTACCGGTAAAGGCTGAGGTGGTTCGCTCTTTGGGCTTCGTTCTGGATGACCCGAAACGTGATGTGCGTAAagctgctgttgatgctCGTGGTGCCTGGCTCAGGGGTGTGGATGATCCTCCTGATGACGATGAGTAAATGATTTTTATCTTTGTGCTCCTATATTGGTGTTCTATTACATATATAAGggccttccttttcctgaCTCGGTTAGGCCGGAAGGGTAAGGAGAATGCATCTGATAGATAGAAAAATTTCGGGGTTCGTTTGTCAAAAAATTTGGCAAGGGGCACTGCATACATGATACATGCATGTGCGGCATGGCACAAAAGTTTTGAAGCTTGAGCTACATATCTTCAAGAGTTATGAAGTACGCTATGATTCGGCGAAAGGATATGATTATCGTGATTCCCTAACAAAATGCCATTTGACATTCATAACACTTTTAGAACATTTTGCCAGGACTGGGGCCAGCCAAGTTTTGTTGTTTGACAAATTAAGAGATGTAATACTCCAACAAGATGCCTTATAACcgtgaaaagaaaaaatattATCTGAGATCCACCATAGGGATctaagaagaaaaagctccAGCGGGATCATGAAGAGGCTAGTACTACTCAACAATCTCTCCGAGGGATACGAACGAGCGGATGGGTATTAATATATACATGGCGAACACATAAACAACCACTGCTGGGACCACAGCTGCCTCCAACTTGGAAGGACAGAAAAAAATGAACGAACCGATGAATGTGAACATGCGTCGATAAGGCTGGTTTACACAACCCGTTTTCGTTCTAATAGTTGAGGTACAGAACAGCGACGACGGCCAGGATCAAGTTAGGCGACCAGTTGCGAAGAGACGCATCGTCTGACTGCGTCTTAGCAGACACGGCACTTTTATTGGAAGTGTGGTTATTACCCGTACTTGGTTTATCATCATGTTTGACATGAGTAACTGTAATAGTCGCGTTGTTGCCCTTTGCGACACCCGTTGTCCCGTTACGCGGAGCTGTACTGAAATCTGGGGAGTTAGGGTCCTCATCGGGACGCGGCCcctttgaagatggtgctTGGCCGTTGGGATGCTCGACAATTATATGTCCGGTGTAGTTGATTTCTTCGTTTTGTTGAATTTGCAGAGCGTAATCTGAGCCATCCTGCAGGTCATCATTGGCCTTCCAGGTGTATTCATTCCCACGGGCATCACGCGTAAGGACATACACGTCGCCAAGGTCGTTCGCCGCGCCCCTGAGAAGGGTAATAGTCGTGGGCTGCAAGATTTCGATGTCAGAGTATAATCAACGATGGGGGATGACCAAGGCCTGGACACAACATACGAGGTCGGGGTCACCGATCCACTTCACGGTATTGTCTTCACCAGTATGGATGACACCTGGCCACTGAGTGAAGGACAATGCATCTGTCATGCCAATATGGGCCAAGCAGGCAATGGCTGCGAAGACAGATTCGAACGCACGCATGGTGAATGGTTTATACCTTCTTAAGCGTTAGATAATGGGTGAGATAAACCACTTGAAGTATGCAAGCAATAGAGCAAGGACAGCGACACGGTACAATAAGAGTTGATTACAATGCAAGAAAAGTGATATGAAAAGAACTTCATCCACGTCCGAAATTCACATCCAGGTGTTCTTATAAGAGTCTTCTTTGACCTTCACTTACAGATTCAGGCAAGCACGACCAACGAGATTGACTCTTCAGCAAGCAATTAATACTTTCAACACTGCTCAACGTCGAATGTAGCTCTTTCCTGTACTTCCAGCAGCTGAATATAGCCCGAGAATACCTGCTCAGTAATGAATGGAACAGAAAGTGGATTATATCCCAGAGTGCAAAGGCAGGGCACCCCGGACATGTTTATAAGCGGTGGCTTTTTGCTTAAAGATCcccattcttggcttgtttATTATACTTTACCCAATCCTAGAATGAGGGGATAGTCTCCTAGTCGCATTCTTGGTCATCCAGATGGTGGGATGGTTGGTTAATAGCTTATAGGAAGAGCCCGAGGAATGTtgtgtctttcttgtttttgccGTTACGGCCATTGTTGCATTCCAGCTTTAACTTCGGGGAGATCTCACTCGACTATGGCCGATGTATCATGTACCTAAGCAAAAGCAAACCATTTTATGTTGCTTTTAGCATACCAGCGTTTGACCGAAAATTGTACTAATTCTGGCTAATCCTTATTAACATTCAAGGGTTATGGAATTGAAACTCCTGAAGCTAACAACAGTATGGTGCTGGACACGCAGTGATTATTTATGGAGTATAGGGTTTGAACTTCTAGTAGCGTTGGATAAAATATTCTTAATGATGAGCGCATCTTTCAAGCCGGAATAGTGTATGTAGAGCTCAGAATCTTTTAGCTGATGAGATTCGAAGTCATCAGAGCAACATGGTATATTAGTCAGGTTTAATATTAGGCGTCAGATGAAGGGTACGTAAATATATTTAGCCGCCGTGCCTACATGAAGGTGGGGAAGAAATCCCTGCTAGGAAATAGGCAGCGCAGCAAGAGGGGCTAAATACAGGTTGTGTAAAATTGCTCATCTCTTTAATAGTACGCCGATATATAGTCTGACATTCAAAGCATTGTTCGGGTGGATAAACCGCATAGATTGAGTTCCGCTGGCCAACTATACATAACAAACCCTAAATTAGTGGAGTTGCAACACTGAGGACGTACTAGTATTCGTTTTTAAAGGCTCAACAGAAATGCCAGGTGAGAAATCTATCACAGTTGGTTGCCCTGAATCTCCATACACGTCACATACATCTGAGGTACATGATACATATGCATGTTCTACGTTGCGATAGGTAGTGCTCGTTGGGTATATATGATTGATCTACCCATCCGCGGCGGCaaatcttctcttcgtcacatccaccaccactattatttattatctttctctctctcttttcttcagcgTTGTTTAATCCTTCTCTTTATACCTATCAAGTTTCTTGTAGATCATCATTATCTTTCCCCTGTGCTTATTCCTCAGATCTCGTTCGCGGTTTCTCGTATCAAGCATCCTTAAATCCCCTCAGTGGAAAGTTACTCGTCGGGAAGTGGCTGTAAGTTTATCATCCACACCTCGCTACGAGTTCCCAGTGCCTTTCTTCAACTCGTGTGTCTTCCCCTCAAGTTATGTCTATTACTGCCTTTATTTTTCCACGGCACCCTAACTACTATCATGATGTCTCAGCGATGAATAAGCACCAATAATAATTTTCGTAATAGCTTTGCTGCAGATCTCCTGCAATCAAAGGTCTTGATCCACTTCTTGGTATGTACGTCTTTTTCCCCCTACCTATCTGGAGTCGGTTGTGCATCAATTTATGCATGCCAAATATCCAAGTCCTGAGAGCTTGCCACCCTTCTGCACAACCAGGGTTTCATGATTTCGACGTTCAGAAAATCGTTGGCTGAACCGGGAGGTGCAGAAGGCTGGTTTGTATGTGCCTGAGAAGTGAGGTTCGCTCCTTGCTTACGGCTCTGATTACACCTGCGTTTCCACTTCTGGTATTACTACTCTTGCTGTGTGGTCACTCTTTCTacttcattcattcattcttttcatGGGTCCCCTTTTATGGTCATTCCCGTAGCTCCCAACATTCCAACAAATACCCACAATGCCGAGCATGGCCCGATTCGGTCGGGCCAAGAAAACGCCAAAAGCCATAGCCAACAATGCTAACTCGGACATGCTTGTATCACCGACGTCAGATTCTCCGCGACGGTCCCCTCGTGTCAGTCTACCACATGTGGAAACACAATTGAATATGCATCAATACAGCAATCTTTTTGATCGCGACTCTCCGGAACGTCTGAAGGCCGTGGAATCTTCTGCAGGTGggtggtttttttttcccctaCCGTTATCGGGCTCCGATTAGCCGTCATCCCAAATCAGACCCATGGAGTCACCAGTTGCTTATTGTGAGATTATTTGCACATTCCTATAGAGTCGATTAACTCGCATTCCTCAAACACCCGAACAAATGGCTCAACCCTTACGAACAGTGACTCAATGACAACTGAGTGGTCTTCGGCAGTCGGTCACGCAGCCACGGGCAAATCCGGTCGTGTTATACATAATCTACAGGAGGATATTGCCCGCTTGACGCGAGAGTGCAGCGTCTATCGTTCTCGGGCCGAAGAAACGCAGCGGATGAACGATGCTTTTAAGACTCAGGTACAAAACATGACGGAACGTCTCCGGAACCTGGAGCAGGCACACGAGACGAACCTACATTCTATCTCTCGCAAGGATAAGAAAATCGAGGAGTTGCGCGCAGAGGTGCAAAGTGAAAAGGATAGGCGAATGCGAGCAGAGACGGAGACAAACAAATTCCATCAACTGATGGATGAAAGCCGTGATGATTTTAATCGGAAATGCGCGGAGTTGCAGGAGATCGCCAACCATGCCCGGACCCAGTATGACGTGCTTGCTAAAGCTGGACAACGTGAGCGAGCAGATCAACAGAGGAGGGTTAAGGCGATTCGCGATGAGATCGATGCTCTAAAATCacggcaagaagaaaagagtcTGCACCTTGAGCGCTTGGATGCTGTTATGGCCCAGAAAAATCGTGAGATTGAGATTGGCCGAGAAAATTTTGATAAGCTCTTCGAGGTGTACGAGTCTTATAAAAAAGCCCATGACG from Aspergillus oryzae RIB40 DNA, chromosome 1 encodes the following:
- a CDS encoding GPI anchored serine-threonine rich family protein (predicted protein); this encodes MRAFESVFAAIACLAHIGMTDALSFTQWPGVIHTGEDNTVKWIGDPDLPTTITLLRGAANDLGDVYVLTRDARGNEYTWKANDDLQDGSDYALQIQQNEEINYTGHIIVEHPNGQAPSSKGPRPDEDPNSPDFSTAPRNGTTGVAKGNNATITVTHVKHDDKPSTGNNHTSNKSAVSAKTQSDDASLRNWSPNLILAVVAVLYLNY